The Halalkalibaculum roseum genome window below encodes:
- a CDS encoding sodium:solute symporter family transporter encodes MGFSVIDYTVIVIYLVGVAFLGIRIAGKQTSTSDYFLGGHDIPWWAVLFSVVATETSTLTFISIPAVAYGGNLTFLQITFGYIVGRILVSLFFLPKYYEGNLSTAYQFLEQRFGPSMRNATSSTFMVTRLLADGVRLFATAIPLAIILRLGGAFSGWGDLEIYLLSITAISVITLVYTLIGGIKAVVWMDVMQMGVYIGGALFAAAIMIADLPAGIAGAMDMARDSGKLLLIDFGFDMEFTEFIAQPYTFFTALIGGAIFSVASHGTDQLIVQRLLTTRNLKNSQKALIWSGVVVALQFALFLGIGLLLYGFYNAQTPAELGLATTDEIFAKFIVEQLPVGFSGLIVASLFAAAMSSLSSSLNSLASATTLDLYKPYFGKENTQEKDLKISRIITMVWAFILTGSAFFFAVLQLQEGERPAVVELGLGIASYTYGGLLGAFVLGRWFNKPDKRDAMIGFFAGLISLLFMVKGPVQNLLPGEGLAIAWPLYTVVGSMIVVVAGYISYLIRTFTK; translated from the coding sequence GTGGGATTTTCAGTTATAGATTATACCGTTATCGTAATTTACCTGGTGGGTGTTGCCTTTTTAGGGATACGCATCGCGGGGAAGCAGACTTCTACTTCCGACTATTTTCTTGGCGGTCACGACATACCCTGGTGGGCCGTACTATTCTCGGTGGTGGCTACGGAAACCAGTACCCTTACGTTTATCAGTATACCGGCGGTAGCCTATGGCGGGAACCTCACCTTTCTGCAGATTACTTTTGGATATATTGTAGGACGTATTTTAGTGAGCCTGTTTTTTCTGCCAAAATATTATGAAGGGAACCTGTCGACGGCCTACCAATTTCTGGAACAGCGTTTCGGCCCCTCTATGCGGAATGCAACCAGCAGCACTTTCATGGTTACCCGCCTGCTTGCCGATGGAGTCCGTCTTTTTGCCACGGCCATACCCCTGGCCATTATTTTGAGATTGGGCGGTGCCTTTTCAGGATGGGGTGACCTTGAGATCTACCTTCTCTCTATAACGGCCATTTCGGTGATAACCTTGGTATATACTCTAATCGGTGGTATTAAAGCGGTCGTTTGGATGGATGTAATGCAGATGGGAGTTTATATAGGCGGTGCGCTTTTTGCAGCCGCTATCATGATTGCGGATCTCCCGGCTGGAATTGCAGGAGCCATGGATATGGCGCGTGATTCCGGAAAGCTTCTTCTTATTGATTTCGGTTTTGACATGGAATTTACGGAATTCATTGCACAGCCCTATACCTTCTTTACCGCTCTTATTGGTGGGGCTATATTTTCGGTGGCTTCTCATGGTACCGATCAGCTGATCGTGCAGCGCCTGTTGACCACCCGGAATCTTAAAAACAGTCAGAAGGCACTGATCTGGAGCGGGGTAGTCGTAGCCCTGCAGTTTGCCCTTTTTCTTGGAATCGGACTTCTGTTATACGGTTTTTACAATGCCCAGACTCCGGCAGAGTTAGGGTTGGCCACTACCGATGAGATCTTTGCCAAGTTCATAGTTGAACAGCTTCCCGTAGGCTTCTCAGGACTTATCGTAGCCTCTCTTTTTGCCGCTGCCATGAGCAGTCTCAGTTCTTCACTGAACTCCCTGGCATCGGCAACAACGCTGGATTTGTACAAGCCCTATTTTGGCAAGGAGAATACACAGGAAAAGGATCTGAAAATATCACGGATCATTACCATGGTTTGGGCTTTTATCCTGACCGGGTCAGCGTTTTTCTTTGCTGTATTACAGCTTCAGGAGGGCGAACGTCCCGCGGTTGTAGAATTGGGACTGGGCATTGCTTCTTATACCTATGGAGGCCTGTTGGGTGCTTTCGTACTGGGTCGCTGGTTTAATAAGCCTGATAAAAGAGATGCCATGATCGGCTTTTTCGCCGGTTTGATCTCGCTGCTCTTCATGGTAAAAGGTCCGGTTCAAAACCTGTTGCCTGGAGAGGGACTTGCCATTGCCTGGCCTTTATATACAGTGGTAGGGAGTATGATTGTAGTAGTTGCAGGTTATATCTCATATTTGATTCGTACTTTTACCAAATAA
- a CDS encoding VOC family protein has protein sequence MKRVTGIGGVFFKSENPEKSKEWYRKHLGIQSGQYGGTFEWRHAEDEKKKGFTAWGPFDKDTDYFAPSKKDFMYNYRVDDLEALLKVLEEEGVEVVGEMEVYDYGKFGWIMDPDGQKIELWEPNDSVYENMADEENNTNKSS, from the coding sequence ATGAAACGAGTAACAGGAATAGGGGGAGTGTTTTTTAAAAGTGAAAATCCGGAAAAGTCAAAAGAGTGGTACCGGAAACACCTGGGTATCCAGAGCGGTCAATATGGCGGCACATTTGAGTGGCGGCATGCCGAAGATGAAAAGAAAAAAGGCTTCACGGCGTGGGGACCTTTTGATAAGGATACAGACTATTTCGCACCGAGCAAGAAAGACTTTATGTATAATTACAGGGTGGATGATCTGGAAGCCCTGTTGAAAGTTCTGGAAGAGGAAGGAGTAGAAGTCGTCGGCGAAATGGAGGTCTATGATTATGGCAAGTTCGGGTGGATTATGGATCCCGACGGTCAAAAAATTGAGCTGTGGGAGCCAAACGACAGTGTCTATGAGAATATGGCGGATGAGGAAAATAATACGAATAAGAGCAGTTAA
- a CDS encoding ankyrin repeat domain-containing protein → MVNELGIKLDRAFKNNDFEFLRALLGNRPDFPNCRETGVGHLLEYALYHSSLSFIKKLLVAGANPNYEGNDGFPSIIAALSSERDEREDMIGLLLQYGADINQRGLNDWTPLHWAAAGNDVRLINYLLDQGADPTIRTRIDDKATPLEQAEILGCIEAVTAIKERTGEGS, encoded by the coding sequence TTGGTCAATGAATTAGGTATAAAACTGGACCGTGCTTTTAAAAATAATGATTTTGAGTTTCTCAGAGCACTACTTGGGAACAGGCCGGATTTTCCCAATTGCCGGGAGACCGGGGTCGGCCATTTACTGGAATATGCCCTGTATCACAGTTCCTTGAGTTTTATAAAGAAATTACTGGTAGCCGGGGCAAATCCAAATTATGAAGGTAATGATGGATTTCCTTCAATCATTGCTGCTCTCTCCTCGGAAAGAGATGAGCGAGAGGATATGATTGGCTTGTTGTTGCAGTACGGCGCCGATATCAACCAGCGCGGATTAAATGACTGGACCCCGCTACACTGGGCTGCAGCCGGCAATGATGTCAGGCTCATCAACTATTTATTGGATCAAGGGGCCGATCCCACGATTCGAACACGTATTGATGACAAAGCCACACCCTTGGAACAAGCCGAAATACTGGGATGTATCGAAGCAGTAACGGCTATTAAAGAAAGAACCGGAGAGGGATCATAA
- a CDS encoding serine hydrolase domain-containing protein — protein MNKRSFFSFILVIAVFAGCSQEQESPTKVGNIASIDSLIQDAVDKEHIPGAVIRLQQGDSVLHFKAYGFAQKYRYGMEELKNPEPMQVEHLFDLASLTKVFATTFGIMVLNDRGQLSLNDPVSDYLEGFKRESRQEITIRHLLTHSSGLPQWFPLYYLASNKEERLEAISGMPLEWKVGKGRHYSDLGFMILGDVIERVSGQTLDEFLQQEFYGMLNLSKTVFNPLDKGFSKIAATSHGNPFEKRMVYDDDFGYRVDVDPESWDGWREYTLKGEVNDGNSWYANGGVAGHAGLFSTAEELQVMINLLLHEGRHRGEQVISKAVIDTFLTKDRFGNGLGWAMDKGFIAAEGTPEGTFGHTGFTGTNVVVIPEENLSIIFLTNRQNSGLQKNGTYFNLKTLRQQIITAVMNSTDSTKMRNDD, from the coding sequence ATGAATAAGCGTTCATTTTTTTCTTTTATACTGGTCATCGCTGTTTTTGCCGGCTGTTCTCAGGAACAGGAGAGTCCCACTAAAGTTGGTAATATTGCCTCTATAGATTCGCTGATACAAGATGCAGTCGACAAGGAACATATACCCGGCGCGGTTATTCGGTTGCAGCAGGGAGATTCTGTATTGCATTTCAAAGCTTACGGTTTTGCCCAGAAGTACCGCTATGGGATGGAAGAGCTGAAAAATCCGGAACCCATGCAGGTAGAGCATCTGTTTGACCTTGCCTCGCTGACCAAAGTTTTTGCTACTACCTTTGGAATTATGGTACTCAATGACAGGGGACAACTATCATTAAATGATCCTGTTTCGGACTATCTGGAAGGCTTCAAAAGGGAGAGCAGGCAGGAAATTACCATTCGTCACTTGCTTACACACTCCTCCGGACTACCACAATGGTTTCCGCTTTATTACCTGGCTTCCAATAAGGAAGAACGTTTAGAGGCCATATCCGGGATGCCGTTGGAATGGAAAGTGGGTAAGGGCCGCCACTACAGCGACTTGGGATTTATGATATTGGGAGATGTAATAGAGCGCGTTTCGGGTCAGACTTTGGATGAGTTTTTGCAGCAGGAGTTTTACGGAATGTTGAACCTTTCCAAAACCGTATTCAACCCACTTGATAAGGGCTTCAGTAAGATTGCTGCAACGTCTCACGGTAATCCTTTTGAGAAGCGCATGGTCTATGATGACGATTTCGGATACCGGGTGGATGTTGATCCTGAGTCATGGGATGGCTGGCGGGAATACACACTGAAGGGTGAAGTGAATGATGGCAATTCATGGTATGCGAATGGCGGCGTAGCCGGACACGCCGGACTGTTCTCTACCGCTGAAGAGCTGCAGGTAATGATCAACTTATTGCTACATGAGGGCCGACACCGGGGTGAGCAAGTTATTTCAAAAGCTGTGATAGATACTTTTTTAACGAAAGATCGATTTGGAAACGGATTGGGTTGGGCTATGGATAAAGGATTTATAGCTGCGGAGGGTACACCGGAAGGCACTTTTGGACATACGGGCTTCACCGGTACCAACGTTGTCGTGATCCCAGAGGAAAATCTTTCCATCATCTTTCTTACCAACCGACAGAATTCAGGACTGCAGAAAAACGGTACCTATTTCAACCTCAAAACCCTGCGACAGCAAATAATCACTGCTGTGATGAACAGCACCGATAGTACTAAGATGCGTAATGATGATTGA
- the metH gene encoding methionine synthase: MSNREISTLLNERILILDGAMGTMIQSYKLTEEDYRGDRFKNYETDLQGNNDLLSITQPEIIKKIHSQFLEAGSDIIETNTFNGTSISQADYQMQDLAYELNKKSAENAREVADKFTQKNPDKPRFVAGAIGPTNKTLSLSPDVEDPGYRAITFDQLAKAYDEQIRGLVDGGADMLLIETIFDTLNAKAAIYAIHKYAEETGTNLPVMISGTIVDQSGRTLSGQTTEAFWISVSHTQNLLSVGLNCSLGSNQMRPYIEELSNHATCYTSLYPNAGLPDEMGEYNESPGFMADQLREYAEEGFVNLVGGCCGTTPEHIQAIAEAATECKPRTIESQKPYLRLSGLEPLVVRPDTNFVNVGERTNVMGSRKFRRLITDGEFEEALSVAREQVENGAQIVDVNMDEGMLDSEQVMTDFLQLMAAEPDISRVPVMIDSSKWSVLKAGLKTMQGKCVVNSISLKEGEDVFKEQAREILNYGAAVIVMAFDEEGQADSFQRRIEICERAYNILKDEIGFPPQDIILDPNILTVATGIEEHNNYAVDFIRATKWIKENLHLAKVSGGVSNISFSFRGNNKVREAMHSAFLYHAIEAGMDMGIVNAGQLEVYEEIPDELLELVEDVLHNRRSDATERLVDYAEKIKDEDTETEKKQEAWREKEVEERIKHALVKGIVEHIVDDVEEARQKYDRPIEVIEGPMMAGMDVVGDLFGSGKMFLPQVVKSARVMKKGVSHLVPYIEEEKEKNEESEPKAKVLLATVKGDVHDIGKNIVAVVLRCNNFDVIDLGVMVPADKILEEAKNNNVDIIGLSGLITPSLDEMVHVAKELKRQKFTKPLLIGGATTSRMHTAVKIEPNYDQPVIHVLDASRSVSVTGNLVSKTLKDDFVKEKKEEYSRLRDQHSNRSGRKKYLSIEEARKNKTSIDWDKTSILKPKELGRQVFEDYPLSEIRNYIDWGPFFIAWEMKGKFPDVLEDEKYGEEARKLYEDANQLLDKIVKKKLLQARAVMGLFPANSIGDDIEIYTDEKREEVRTTFHTIRQQAKKRKGEPNKALADFVAPKESGVEDYMGGFAATAGIGAPELVKKFEEDHDDYNAILAKALADRLAEAFTELLHEKVRKQYWGYAPDENYSNKQLIREEYTGIRPAPGYPAQPDHTEKRILFDLLDVESSTGIELTEHFAMHPAASVSGLYFAHPESTYFNVGNLEKDQIEDYAQRKGMTVEEVERWLAPNLNYEP; encoded by the coding sequence ATGAGCAACAGAGAAATATCCACTCTTCTTAACGAACGTATTCTAATTCTGGACGGTGCAATGGGCACCATGATTCAGTCTTATAAGCTTACCGAAGAAGATTATCGCGGAGATCGTTTCAAGAATTATGAAACGGACCTGCAGGGCAACAATGACCTACTCAGCATTACCCAGCCTGAAATCATTAAAAAGATCCACTCCCAGTTCCTTGAAGCAGGGTCCGATATCATTGAGACCAACACTTTTAACGGTACGTCGATCTCCCAGGCTGACTATCAGATGCAAGATTTGGCATACGAGCTGAACAAAAAATCGGCCGAGAATGCCCGGGAAGTAGCTGACAAATTCACTCAAAAAAATCCGGACAAACCCCGTTTTGTGGCCGGTGCCATTGGTCCGACTAATAAAACCCTCTCCCTTTCACCGGATGTCGAAGATCCCGGCTACCGGGCTATTACTTTCGATCAGCTGGCCAAAGCCTACGACGAGCAGATAAGAGGTCTTGTGGATGGCGGTGCTGATATGCTGCTCATTGAAACCATTTTTGATACCCTGAATGCCAAAGCAGCGATCTATGCTATTCACAAATATGCCGAGGAGACGGGTACAAATCTCCCGGTGATGATCTCCGGTACTATTGTCGACCAAAGCGGTAGAACACTTTCCGGACAGACAACCGAAGCATTCTGGATTTCAGTATCTCATACCCAAAATCTGCTGAGCGTAGGGCTCAACTGCTCCCTTGGTTCAAATCAAATGAGACCCTACATTGAAGAGTTATCCAACCACGCTACCTGTTACACCAGCCTGTATCCCAATGCAGGTCTGCCTGACGAAATGGGCGAATACAACGAAAGCCCGGGCTTTATGGCCGACCAGCTTAGAGAATATGCTGAAGAAGGATTTGTGAACCTGGTTGGCGGTTGCTGCGGAACCACTCCCGAGCATATTCAGGCCATCGCTGAAGCGGCCACTGAATGCAAGCCCCGTACCATTGAAAGTCAAAAGCCCTATCTGCGTCTCAGCGGACTGGAACCGCTGGTCGTTCGTCCGGATACTAATTTTGTTAATGTGGGAGAACGAACCAACGTGATGGGGTCGCGCAAATTTCGACGGTTGATCACTGATGGAGAATTTGAAGAAGCCCTATCGGTAGCCCGCGAACAGGTAGAGAATGGGGCCCAGATTGTTGATGTGAATATGGATGAAGGCATGCTTGATTCGGAGCAGGTCATGACCGACTTCCTGCAGCTGATGGCCGCAGAGCCTGATATTTCCCGAGTTCCTGTGATGATCGACTCCTCCAAGTGGTCGGTTCTCAAAGCCGGACTCAAAACCATGCAGGGTAAATGCGTAGTCAACTCCATCAGCCTAAAAGAAGGCGAGGATGTCTTCAAGGAACAAGCCCGCGAGATACTCAATTACGGTGCCGCGGTTATTGTCATGGCATTTGATGAAGAGGGACAGGCTGATTCCTTTCAACGAAGAATTGAGATATGTGAACGAGCCTATAATATTCTGAAAGATGAAATCGGATTCCCTCCGCAGGATATTATCCTTGACCCCAACATCCTCACCGTTGCGACGGGTATTGAAGAACATAACAACTACGCCGTTGATTTTATCCGGGCAACCAAGTGGATCAAAGAGAATTTACATTTGGCCAAAGTCAGTGGCGGAGTCAGCAATATCTCCTTCTCATTCAGGGGCAACAACAAAGTGAGGGAAGCCATGCACTCGGCCTTTCTGTATCATGCCATCGAGGCCGGTATGGATATGGGAATTGTCAATGCAGGGCAGCTGGAAGTCTACGAAGAGATCCCTGATGAGCTGCTGGAGCTGGTGGAGGACGTACTTCACAATCGTCGGAGTGATGCTACCGAACGCCTGGTGGATTATGCCGAAAAGATCAAGGATGAGGATACTGAAACAGAGAAAAAGCAGGAAGCCTGGCGAGAGAAAGAGGTAGAAGAGCGTATCAAACACGCACTTGTTAAAGGTATTGTAGAGCACATCGTAGATGATGTAGAAGAAGCCCGACAAAAGTATGACCGACCTATCGAAGTGATCGAAGGTCCCATGATGGCTGGCATGGATGTAGTGGGAGATCTCTTCGGATCGGGAAAAATGTTCCTTCCTCAGGTCGTTAAAAGTGCCCGGGTTATGAAAAAAGGTGTATCCCATCTGGTACCCTATATTGAAGAAGAGAAAGAAAAAAATGAAGAGAGTGAACCCAAAGCCAAAGTACTTCTAGCTACTGTAAAGGGAGACGTGCATGATATTGGCAAGAATATCGTCGCCGTCGTATTGCGATGCAATAATTTTGACGTTATCGACCTTGGTGTGATGGTACCTGCTGACAAGATTTTAGAGGAGGCAAAAAATAACAATGTTGATATTATCGGACTGAGCGGGTTAATCACTCCCTCTCTGGATGAAATGGTTCACGTCGCGAAAGAACTAAAGAGACAGAAGTTTACTAAACCACTGCTCATAGGCGGGGCCACCACCTCCCGCATGCATACAGCGGTAAAAATTGAACCAAATTACGACCAGCCGGTCATCCATGTACTGGATGCTTCCCGAAGCGTTTCGGTAACCGGCAACCTGGTCTCCAAAACTCTCAAGGACGACTTTGTAAAAGAGAAAAAAGAAGAGTACAGCCGTCTGCGCGATCAGCACAGCAACCGATCGGGACGTAAGAAATATCTATCCATTGAAGAAGCCCGGAAGAATAAAACTTCGATCGATTGGGATAAGACCTCCATCCTGAAGCCGAAAGAACTCGGGCGACAGGTGTTTGAAGATTATCCCCTATCCGAAATCAGAAACTATATTGATTGGGGACCCTTTTTCATTGCCTGGGAAATGAAGGGGAAATTTCCTGATGTGCTTGAAGATGAAAAGTACGGGGAGGAGGCCAGAAAACTATACGAAGATGCCAATCAACTTCTTGATAAAATCGTGAAGAAAAAGCTGCTTCAGGCCCGCGCCGTTATGGGTCTATTCCCGGCCAATTCGATAGGGGATGATATTGAGATTTATACTGATGAGAAACGGGAGGAAGTTCGAACTACTTTCCATACAATCAGGCAACAGGCCAAAAAACGAAAAGGGGAACCCAATAAAGCACTGGCTGATTTTGTGGCGCCCAAAGAATCGGGAGTAGAAGATTACATGGGTGGTTTCGCTGCCACAGCCGGTATCGGTGCCCCCGAGTTGGTGAAGAAGTTTGAAGAAGACCACGATGACTACAACGCTATACTAGCCAAAGCCTTAGCCGACCGGCTGGCTGAGGCCTTTACGGAGTTGCTTCACGAAAAAGTACGCAAACAATACTGGGGCTATGCACCGGATGAAAATTATTCCAATAAACAGTTGATACGCGAGGAATATACCGGTATACGTCCCGCACCCGGCTATCCCGCACAGCCCGATCACACCGAAAAACGTATTCTTTTTGACCTGCTGGATGTTGAGTCATCCACCGGCATAGAGTTGACCGAACACTTTGCCATGCATCCGGCCGCATCGGTCAGCGGACTCTATTTTGCCCATCCCGAATCGACCTATTTTAATGTCGGTAATCTCGAAAAAGATCAGATCGAAGACTACGCCCAACGAAAAGGCATGACCGTAGAAGAAGTCGAACGCTGGCTGGCTCCTAATTTGAATTATGAGCCATAA